CACGTTGTCCCAGACGGCCTGGTCGTCAACGGCCCCTTGCCGTACGTCATGGACACGCCCTCGACGAAATCTGACGACCACGATGTGACGCTGTCCCCTGATGAGATGATAAAGCAGGGGCACATCACGGCGGCGCAGTACACCGCGCTGCGGAACAGCGGGCTGGTCGCGTTCGGGATGGCTTCGCAGTTCCTGCGCGGCAAGGGCATCATCCTTGTCGATACCAAGTTCGAGCACGGCGTCAATAAGGCCGGAAAGATCGTGAGCCAGGACGAGATCCTGACCATGGACTCGTCCCGTTTCTGGCTGGCGTCGGACTACGATGCCCAGATGGCGAGACTCAGCCGGAAGGAGATCGACGAGCTTAACCCGAAGTCGTACTCCAAGGAGTTCGCGCGCGGCTTTTCTGAGGGTGAAAAGGGCTATACGGACGACCAGCGCAGGGTCATCGCCGCGCGCTATGTCACCGGCATCCAGGAGCTCCTAGGCAAGCGGTTCGTGCCCGATATGCGGCCTCGCGATGAGCGGGTCGTGAGCGGCCTGCGCAAGGTTCTGGATAACCTGGTCGCGCGTAAATAACGCAAGGCGCCGGGAATGGAAAAGAAGCGCGCCATCCTCTGGGACAACGATGGCGTCCTGGTGGACACGGAGAGGTTGTATTTCGAGGCAAACCGGCAGGAGCTGGCGGCGATAGGGGTGACGGCCACCTGGACCCAGTATGAGGAGATAAACCTCAAGGACGGGATGAGCCTGCTCTCGCTTTCCGGGCTGGATGGTGAGGACCTTCGGAATCTCCATTCACGGCGCAACGCGCGCTACAGCGCGATGCTCCGGACTGAGAATATCGCAATCCCGGGCATGCTGGACCTTCTCGGGCGTATGCGGCAGCGCTTCACCACAATGGGGATCGTGACGGGGTCGCGCCGCGAGCACTTCGACATCATACACGGGCAATCCGGCATGCTCGCGCACATGGACTTCACTGTCGTGCGCGAGGACTACCCAAGGTCAAAGCCGCATCCCGACGGCTACCTGGCAGGTATCCAGCGTGCAGGCCTCGCCGCGATGGACTGCATCGCCGTGGAGGACTCGCCGCGCGGCGTCGCCGCCGCCCGCGGGGCAGGGCTGGAATGTGTCTACTTCACGCCCGGCGGACTCGGGGCCGGGCGGGAT
This genomic window from SAR202 cluster bacterium contains:
- a CDS encoding phosphoribosylaminoimidazolesuccinocarboxamide synthase — its product is MNNELLTENQALDLVTSYMANEGKVSSTQEILDSGAIPALEGFIARPGKVSDSIYGGKVEFPKKGGGVVKAENPRLETHDGRPLRIMVRTQRISTHDINRGEIPFKDQILAANHNYMRRLVEPAIGTSQFDVPGLADNDVVIAAENLKLVPIENIFRAYMAKSSTSTSFYQAWKRGDKTFAGHVVPDGLVVNGPLPYVMDTPSTKSDDHDVTLSPDEMIKQGHITAAQYTALRNSGLVAFGMASQFLRGKGIILVDTKFEHGVNKAGKIVSQDEILTMDSSRFWLASDYDAQMARLSRKEIDELNPKSYSKEFARGFSEGEKGYTDDQRRVIAARYVTGIQELLGKRFVPDMRPRDERVVSGLRKVLDNLVARK
- a CDS encoding HAD family phosphatase; this encodes MEKKRAILWDNDGVLVDTERLYFEANRQELAAIGVTATWTQYEEINLKDGMSLLSLSGLDGEDLRNLHSRRNARYSAMLRTENIAIPGMLDLLGRMRQRFTTMGIVTGSRREHFDIIHGQSGMLAHMDFTVVREDYPRSKPHPDGYLAGIQRAGLAAMDCIAVEDSPRGVAAARGAGLECVYFTPGGLGAGRDVGEVFACAGSAEELEAVLGHWFHR